The genomic region AACTAACTCATCAATCCCAAATGTTAGTTTTCTCTATATCATTTAAAGTTTTTTCTATATCATTTGTTAAGATTGTAACATGTCCCATTTTACGATCAACTCTTGCTTCAGTTTTCCAATAATCATGAAAATGATATTCTTCATTATGTGGCACTAAAGCTTTCACTTTTTCTAAATGTTGCCCCAATACATTTACCATTACTACTGGCTTTAATAGTTTTATTTCAGGCATTTTCCAATTACAAATAGCACGATTATGAATATCAAATTGAGAATAATTGCATGCTTCAATGGAATAGTGTCCAGAATTATGTGGTCGTGGAGCCAATTCATTGACGTAAACATTATCATCCTCACCAATAAACATTTCAATTCCCAAAATCCCACACAAATTTAATGCTTCAGCTATTTTTCTTGCAATTAACTGTGCCTCATTTTGTAATTTTTCTGAAATTCTTGCAGGAACAATACTTTCATGAAGAATTTGATTACGATGAATATTCTCACTTACTGGAAATACACTAACTTCTCCATCAACATTTCTGCCAACCATTACAGAGCATTCCATTTTAAAAATAACTTTTTTCTCTAAAATGCATGGTCCCTTTTGTAGAATCGTTGTAGCTTTATCAAAATCACTAGTTGATTTTAATTGCATTTGATTTTTACCATCATATCCACCCTCACAAGTTTTTAAATAACTAGGATATCCAAATTCATCTAAAGCATTCTTTAGTTCTTTTTCTGTATTAATGCTACTAAATTCCGCTGTCCTTAAACCTAAATTTTTTAAAAAGTTCTTCTCATTCAAACGATCTTTAGTAATTTTCAATAAGTGTGTACCTTGAGGTAAAAGAGTTTTATTTTGAATTTTTTCTAATATATTTAAATCCACATTTTCAAATTCATATGTTAGTACATCAGCTTTACTTACTAACTTTCTTATTGCTGCCTCATCTGAATAATCAGCAACAATTTGCCCATCTGCAAATAACGCTGCTGGACAATCCTTTTGTGGATCCAAAATAATAACTTTCATACCACTTTGTCTTGCTGATTGTGCCAGCATTTGACCTAATTGTCCTCCGCCAATAATACCAATTGTACTTCCGATTTTTATACTATTATTCAAGATTTTCACTGCTTTCTATTGCTTGAGAAGTTTGTCTTTCACGATATTCAGTTAATCTTTGTTCAATCTTTTGATCGTTAATACCTAATATTTGTGCTGCCATCAGTGCTGCATTTTTTGCACCTGCTTTTCCAATCGCCATTGTTGCAACTGATACTCCAGCTGGCATTTGTACAATAGAAAGTAACGAATCTAATCCATTTAAAGCATGGCTTTGTACAGGAACTCCAATCACAGGAACTAATGTATTTGCTGCAATCATTCCTGGCAAATGTGCTGCTCCACCAGCACCTGCAATAATTACTTTAATTCCATTTTTAGAAGCATTTTTTGCAAATGAAAACATTTCATCTGGCATTCTATGTGCAGAGATAACCTTTTTTACATAATCAACGTTCAATTCATCTAAAATTTGAGCAGCATGTTTCATTGTATCCCAGTCCGAAATACTTCCCATTACAATTGCAATTTTTTTCATCAAAAAACACCTCAATTATTTTCAAATAATATTCGTTTTTAATGATTATACACCAAAAACAGATTTATAAAATTAAAATATATTTACAAATACCGTACATTAAGTTTGACACTTAACAATATAATACATAAATAAAAAGACGCGAATAAATTCACGTCTTAAAAAATATCCTATAAAACTTTTTTAATTTGTTGAACCATTGCTAATTCTTCATTTGTTGGAATTAATAACGTTTTAACTTTTGCATCATCTGGCGAAATAATTCCTTCTTGATTTGCTTGATTCTTTTGAGCATCAACTTGAATTCCTAAAATACTTAATTCCTTCAATAAATCAGCACGCAAGTCAATTTGATGTTCCCCAATGCCACCAGCTAATACAATAGCATCAATACCACCTAATTCAGTATAGTAACTTCCAACATATTTAACTACACGATTAATAAAGATTTCACGAGCAAGTGCTGCTCTCTCATCATTTTGAGCACATCTAGCTTCAATATCGCGCATATCAGAACTAAATCCTGAAATTCCTAAAATCCCTGATTTGTCATTTAATAAATTCATTACATCATCAGCAGACATACCTTCTTTATCCATTAAGAATTGTACAATTGAAGGGTCAATATCTCCTGAACGTGTTCCCATTGTTAGTCCTGGAAGTGGTGTAAAGCCCATTGAACTATCAAAGGCTTTTCCATTTTTAATTGCTGCAACTGATGCTCCACTTCCTAAATGTAAAGTGATAATTTTTAATTCTGATAGTGGACGATCAAGAATTTCAGCAGTTCTTTT from Ligilactobacillus cholophilus harbors:
- the purK gene encoding 5-(carboxyamino)imidazole ribonucleotide synthase, with the protein product MNNSIKIGSTIGIIGGGQLGQMLAQSARQSGMKVIILDPQKDCPAALFADGQIVADYSDEAAIRKLVSKADVLTYEFENVDLNILEKIQNKTLLPQGTHLLKITKDRLNEKNFLKNLGLRTAEFSSINTEKELKNALDEFGYPSYLKTCEGGYDGKNQMQLKSTSDFDKATTILQKGPCILEKKVIFKMECSVMVGRNVDGEVSVFPVSENIHRNQILHESIVPARISEKLQNEAQLIARKIAEALNLCGILGIEMFIGEDDNVYVNELAPRPHNSGHYSIEACNYSQFDIHNRAICNWKMPEIKLLKPVVMVNVLGQHLEKVKALVPHNEEYHFHDYWKTEARVDRKMGHVTILTNDIEKTLNDIEKTNIWD
- the purE gene encoding 5-(carboxyamino)imidazole ribonucleotide mutase, with amino-acid sequence MMKKIAIVMGSISDWDTMKHAAQILDELNVDYVKKVISAHRMPDEMFSFAKNASKNGIKVIIAGAGGAAHLPGMIAANTLVPVIGVPVQSHALNGLDSLLSIVQMPAGVSVATMAIGKAGAKNAALMAAQILGINDQKIEQRLTEYRERQTSQAIESSENLE
- a CDS encoding acetate/propionate family kinase, which encodes MAKILLLNAGSSSVKWKVFELTNEKMIAEGEVERINTPKAMITIKYNGEKIVNNEPDLGYEASVRLILKKIQELKIATLDEISTVGHRVVAGGRRFTKATKINAEVLEEIKNLKDFAPLHNPHEAHFIELMQKILPDVDQYAVFDSVFFTDMPEMNAIYSLPYEMSEKYGIRRYGEHGISHGYLSKRTAEILDRPLSELKIITLHLGSGASVAAIKNGKAFDSSMGFTPLPGLTMGTRSGDIDPSIVQFLMDKEGMSADDVMNLLNDKSGILGISGFSSDMRDIEARCAQNDERAALAREIFINRVVKYVGSYYTELGGIDAIVLAGGIGEHQIDLRADLLKELSILGIQVDAQKNQANQEGIISPDDAKVKTLLIPTNEELAMVQQIKKVL